One segment of Rhodopirellula baltica SH 1 DNA contains the following:
- a CDS encoding glycosyltransferase: MRNQATFCIKTIHRPHCCAALVRSIYDHYGDHRPLIHVLDDGKPELRFSAVCPDDAAMVDRLIETEYDIGLSAGRNRLLDSGDTPIVIFADDDHLVTNQTRLPELIETLNKHHDLDLLAALSNNDERPRMLRVDGRTLRIAFGSYRQRRSIRWCHYVGNCFVAYRDILQAIRWDESLKVEEHWDFFWRAKIAGMNVAVDLNHSFKHEHVDPPGYQRRRPEFLKAGLDKHGLEKVVWK; the protein is encoded by the coding sequence GTGCGTAATCAAGCAACTTTCTGCATCAAGACGATCCATCGCCCGCATTGCTGTGCGGCACTCGTCCGCAGCATCTACGACCACTATGGTGATCACCGTCCGCTGATCCACGTCCTTGATGACGGAAAACCGGAACTGCGTTTCTCGGCCGTTTGTCCAGACGATGCCGCCATGGTCGATCGACTGATTGAGACCGAGTACGACATCGGCCTCTCCGCCGGTCGCAACAGACTGCTTGATTCTGGCGACACACCGATCGTTATCTTTGCCGATGACGATCATCTCGTGACGAATCAAACGCGTCTTCCCGAATTAATCGAGACGCTCAACAAGCATCACGATCTCGATTTGCTTGCGGCGCTCAGTAACAACGACGAGCGTCCTCGCATGTTGCGTGTCGACGGCAGAACGCTGCGTATCGCCTTCGGAAGCTACCGACAGCGGCGTTCGATTCGATGGTGTCACTATGTCGGCAACTGCTTTGTTGCCTATCGTGACATCCTGCAAGCGATCCGCTGGGACGAGTCACTCAAGGTCGAAGAGCACTGGGACTTCTTCTGGCGAGCAAAGATCGCCGGTATGAACGTCGCGGTCGATCTGAATCACTCATTTAAACACGAGCACGTTGACCCGCCCGGCTATCAGCGACGGCGACCTGAGTTCCTGAAGGCCGGATTGGACAAACACGGACTGGAGAAAGTTGTATGGAAATGA
- a CDS encoding ImmA/IrrE family metallo-endopeptidase — protein MVVDLLAQGIEVPPLSSRQIAAEADAVLAEYAKRFGPITKPPIEIEDVTTSVLPLTFGFSDLQSQLGGRVHGAIWFSRRHILIDDTLNPDRFPDLLGRYHFTLGHEIAHWQLHRFLFLDDNGHAVLYGDDEMPDVICRKDHTRPLIERQADEFAGCLLMPEWLLRPAWRMLTGSNAPICDCRLRELVPAIEPIRFLIDADGIEVQPDPIRLMREMFCESLADQFAVSDEAMRIQLEYLGLFAE, from the coding sequence ATGGTCGTTGATTTGTTGGCACAGGGAATCGAAGTGCCGCCGCTGTCGTCTCGCCAGATTGCTGCTGAGGCCGACGCGGTGCTGGCGGAGTACGCGAAGCGATTCGGGCCGATCACGAAACCTCCCATCGAAATCGAAGACGTCACGACATCGGTGCTGCCGCTGACATTTGGCTTCTCGGATCTTCAGAGCCAACTTGGTGGTCGCGTTCATGGTGCGATCTGGTTCTCGCGGCGACATATTCTGATCGACGACACACTGAATCCTGATCGTTTCCCCGATCTTCTCGGTCGCTATCACTTCACGCTCGGCCACGAAATCGCACACTGGCAGTTGCACCGGTTTTTGTTCCTGGACGACAACGGACATGCGGTGTTGTACGGTGACGATGAAATGCCGGACGTGATTTGTCGCAAGGATCATACTCGTCCATTGATCGAACGACAGGCCGATGAGTTCGCCGGTTGTTTGCTGATGCCGGAGTGGTTGCTCAGGCCGGCATGGCGAATGCTAACCGGCAGCAATGCGCCGATTTGCGACTGCCGGCTTCGAGAACTTGTGCCGGCGATCGAGCCGATACGTTTCTTGATCGACGCGGACGGGATCGAGGTCCAGCCGGATCCGATCCGTTTGATGCGTGAGATGTTCTGTGAATCGCTGGCGGATCAATTCGCGGTGTCGGACGAGGCGATGCGGATTCAATTGGAGTATCTGGGTTTGTTCGCTGAGTAG
- a CDS encoding helix-turn-helix domain-containing protein, with protein MGDCLGLGTRDIIIAVFSVRYTSRVGGSCFCGFLEEKVVDGDCHALDAVDFGRRFGREACAMKKARGAKSFGAVLREKRTAKKITLRKFAEMIGVSATYLSQVEQDHFAPPTADRVTKIAELLGEDSDEWIRLADRVPDDVDVMVRQHPKDMPELMRLATGLSPEQFETIKEQIRKMKKRGK; from the coding sequence TTGGGGGATTGTCTGGGTTTGGGGACACGGGATATTATCATTGCAGTGTTTAGTGTACGCTATACATCGAGGGTCGGGGGCTCGTGTTTTTGCGGGTTTCTGGAGGAGAAAGTGGTTGATGGAGATTGCCATGCTTTGGATGCAGTGGATTTCGGGCGACGATTCGGCAGGGAGGCCTGCGCGATGAAAAAGGCTCGTGGTGCGAAGTCGTTTGGCGCGGTGCTGCGCGAGAAGCGAACGGCGAAGAAGATCACGCTGCGCAAATTCGCGGAGATGATCGGCGTTTCGGCGACGTATTTGTCACAGGTCGAGCAGGATCACTTTGCACCGCCAACGGCAGATCGTGTCACGAAGATCGCTGAGTTGTTGGGCGAAGATTCCGACGAATGGATTCGGCTGGCCGATCGCGTGCCGGATGACGTGGATGTCATGGTCCGCCAACACCCCAAGGACATGCCCGAGCTGATGCGGTTAGCGACTGGGCTTTCACCAGAACAATTTGAAACCATCAAAGAACAGATTCGTAAAATGAAAAAGCGGGGGAAGTGA
- a CDS encoding tetratricopeptide repeat protein — protein MSSLSIGLLFVVAVGVAYLLPSPYGIYAFVAGAIVLALMLYFNPKYRFFRLASSVAISWLAIRSVPNVVLGSFSAWFPAVASIEGDVPWSFDVAAAIVTLGLAAFDKDVRSGVSRNGPVLIRLFTSQSSSAIGHQSQSVVVGDVTGDGNSVTIVNRASDADFNAKIDQCAGYLKERKPDIAIVLLNQIRRDSWDQLTAREKYRVEANLGHAHNQKDELETAAKHFLEARRYQPNESDAAGLEAIAYHLLGESKRALELANEVLADNPRCLEALVVKIASASEQVPTKKLEEDVPPDLLHDQQVLFALCCAASIRRELENAVEYSRKLLAKAPDDLQFKMSLGSALANLAIDGHVGRREITTAECESLAKETIELLSNVLASEGQTRLTRAHAFYHRGLAQEVLNKPDRAEADLRAGVQERPEDGELNYQLCVFLIRHNKYEQAIEHFDESNCDSSRIDPGLLLSRLLFSRNTPTDRDRAEELLIGILDAVPAPDERLTFEAVELLARELAEAQYEPRARDILQQYASRLEQAAQQSIAAEIDLVTGEVESARTNAKDAFDALTSTTPPVVKYFLGKTLADVGLDDEASVVLKDVVETASIDAAAELLLKTAWNSKDYEFLLSFTAKLRDLGRSTAQSMELEILALEAVREFDDAIARINEFLAAPIDEGFAKYLRLKLSWIGKWLEDESLVTYDLAILPGLEDCGDSKSLSLSAVCGVAHLLVEGPNPNDGFRLAYQLVRQHFNNSLAHQCLIGAYQFGTKTKFPVRSTVDENCAVAISNGATKEIHWRVIESDVPIGPLQEISRESFLTQQMIGKCVGDVIRLREDDLQEETGTIEAILDKVEYRARDSINNWTSRFGNDGFLRSFSFKKPNGELDVDAFFEVQRKLHEPNENSFRIYQNEVPSVSWFARVTGRSLIEAIGFLAASSDCRIQCCSGDVTEKQRADQFIDSDRAIVLSPSTLATLFLLSAHRRISRLPAGCIVSASALDTVRSLRRDPNSRFRSECFAGIRFGKPWLEERTEDQIANGLEELSAFITWLQENAGVCGGRGILSIGRQARERLRESCGTATVESIGTAIEKNAILCIDDPLVTLLEEDHTPVDRIWTSMLLKKMNRASLLDDESYRDFLLQLIACDYRFIPLDQAMVNRAGERARWDSSDAVFRAVIEWLNRSGVVHAAPVAAFIIQRTWAETQLANLRADVLSSVVRSLAKRRDGIASLRQLDSQIRRAFRLQPDTLQQIRNAIRRTEELELASSPIILPGDPDYSIPNFRFK, from the coding sequence ATGAGCTCGCTATCCATCGGATTGCTGTTCGTGGTTGCCGTAGGGGTCGCTTACCTGCTGCCAAGCCCGTACGGAATTTACGCATTTGTCGCGGGTGCGATTGTTCTCGCGCTGATGCTGTACTTCAACCCGAAGTACAGGTTCTTTCGTTTGGCGTCGAGTGTTGCGATATCATGGCTGGCCATCAGAAGTGTTCCCAATGTCGTCCTAGGCTCGTTCTCTGCTTGGTTTCCAGCCGTTGCTTCGATTGAGGGCGATGTGCCTTGGAGCTTTGACGTTGCCGCCGCCATTGTGACGTTGGGTTTGGCAGCGTTCGATAAGGATGTTCGGTCCGGCGTATCACGCAACGGACCGGTGCTAATTCGATTGTTCACTTCGCAATCTTCGTCGGCAATTGGTCATCAAAGTCAATCGGTAGTAGTTGGCGACGTCACGGGTGACGGCAACAGTGTTACCATCGTCAATCGAGCCAGCGACGCGGATTTCAACGCTAAGATCGACCAGTGCGCTGGATACCTGAAAGAGCGAAAACCCGACATCGCTATCGTTTTATTAAACCAAATTCGACGCGACTCATGGGACCAACTTACCGCAAGAGAGAAGTACCGGGTTGAAGCCAATCTGGGGCACGCACACAACCAGAAAGATGAGCTAGAAACGGCGGCCAAACATTTCCTAGAGGCAAGACGATATCAGCCAAACGAATCTGACGCAGCTGGTCTTGAAGCGATTGCTTATCACCTGCTCGGTGAGAGTAAGCGAGCATTAGAGCTTGCAAACGAAGTGCTGGCTGACAATCCGCGGTGCCTAGAAGCATTGGTCGTGAAGATTGCGTCGGCGAGCGAGCAGGTGCCAACAAAGAAGTTGGAAGAAGATGTGCCCCCGGATTTGCTTCATGACCAGCAAGTTCTGTTTGCCCTTTGCTGTGCGGCGTCCATCCGACGCGAACTTGAGAATGCAGTCGAATATTCGCGTAAATTGCTTGCGAAGGCGCCAGATGACTTACAGTTCAAAATGAGCTTGGGTTCGGCTCTCGCAAATCTCGCGATTGATGGCCACGTCGGCCGGCGGGAAATCACGACGGCAGAGTGCGAAAGTCTTGCGAAAGAAACGATTGAATTGCTTTCCAACGTGCTTGCTTCGGAGGGCCAAACGCGATTGACCCGAGCTCATGCGTTTTACCATCGCGGACTTGCGCAGGAAGTTCTCAATAAGCCGGATCGCGCAGAAGCTGATCTTCGAGCAGGTGTTCAAGAACGTCCAGAGGACGGTGAATTAAACTACCAGCTTTGCGTCTTCCTGATCCGACATAACAAGTACGAGCAGGCAATTGAGCATTTCGATGAATCGAATTGCGACAGTTCGCGGATCGACCCTGGTCTATTGTTGTCGCGTCTACTTTTCTCCAGAAATACTCCTACAGATCGTGACCGTGCTGAGGAGCTTCTGATAGGCATACTGGACGCTGTTCCAGCACCTGACGAACGACTGACGTTTGAAGCGGTCGAGCTACTAGCACGTGAACTGGCGGAAGCCCAATACGAACCTCGAGCAAGAGACATCCTGCAACAGTATGCGTCGAGACTTGAGCAGGCGGCGCAACAAAGCATCGCTGCCGAGATAGACCTTGTAACCGGGGAAGTAGAGTCGGCCAGGACGAACGCAAAAGACGCATTCGACGCGTTGACATCAACGACTCCACCTGTAGTTAAGTATTTTTTGGGGAAGACCTTAGCGGATGTCGGACTGGATGACGAAGCAAGTGTCGTTTTAAAAGATGTTGTCGAAACTGCGAGCATTGACGCCGCAGCCGAACTTCTCTTGAAGACGGCTTGGAATTCTAAGGATTACGAATTTCTCCTCAGCTTCACGGCGAAGCTCCGCGACCTGGGAAGATCAACAGCCCAGTCAATGGAGCTAGAAATTCTCGCATTGGAGGCAGTTCGTGAATTTGACGACGCGATTGCTCGAATCAACGAATTCTTGGCTGCGCCGATTGATGAAGGTTTTGCAAAGTACCTGCGTCTAAAACTAAGCTGGATTGGAAAGTGGCTGGAAGACGAATCGTTGGTAACCTACGATCTGGCGATACTGCCTGGGCTCGAAGACTGCGGGGATAGTAAGAGCCTTTCCCTATCAGCCGTCTGTGGTGTCGCTCATCTGTTGGTCGAGGGGCCGAATCCGAATGACGGCTTCAGGCTGGCGTACCAATTGGTTCGACAACACTTCAACAACTCACTTGCGCATCAATGCTTGATTGGGGCATATCAGTTCGGGACAAAGACAAAGTTTCCCGTTCGATCCACGGTGGATGAAAACTGTGCGGTGGCAATCTCGAATGGCGCAACGAAGGAAATTCATTGGCGTGTCATCGAATCAGATGTTCCCATTGGCCCATTGCAGGAAATCTCGAGAGAATCATTTCTAACGCAGCAAATGATCGGCAAGTGCGTGGGCGATGTCATTCGATTGCGAGAAGATGATCTTCAAGAAGAAACCGGAACGATCGAAGCGATTCTCGATAAAGTCGAATACCGTGCTCGCGACTCAATAAATAACTGGACCTCACGTTTCGGCAACGATGGTTTCCTGCGATCGTTTAGCTTCAAGAAGCCTAACGGTGAGCTTGATGTTGATGCCTTTTTTGAAGTACAAAGGAAGCTTCACGAGCCAAACGAAAACTCGTTTCGGATCTACCAGAACGAGGTTCCCTCAGTTAGCTGGTTTGCGAGAGTAACAGGACGTTCGCTCATCGAGGCGATTGGTTTCTTAGCGGCCAGTTCTGATTGTCGAATCCAATGTTGCTCTGGGGATGTGACAGAAAAACAACGAGCCGATCAATTCATTGACTCCGATCGTGCGATTGTATTGTCTCCATCGACACTGGCGACGCTGTTCTTGCTTTCTGCGCATCGCAGGATTTCGCGTCTTCCCGCTGGTTGTATCGTCAGCGCAAGTGCTTTGGATACCGTTCGCTCGTTACGAAGGGATCCAAATTCTAGATTTCGGAGCGAGTGCTTTGCCGGAATACGGTTTGGAAAGCCGTGGCTCGAGGAACGAACGGAAGATCAAATCGCGAATGGCCTGGAGGAATTGTCCGCGTTCATTACGTGGTTGCAGGAAAATGCGGGTGTCTGTGGTGGGCGAGGAATTCTATCGATTGGCAGACAGGCTCGTGAACGATTGCGAGAATCCTGTGGTACCGCCACGGTCGAGTCGATTGGTACGGCAATCGAGAAGAACGCGATACTCTGTATCGACGATCCATTAGTGACGCTGCTGGAAGAGGATCACACGCCAGTCGATCGCATTTGGACTTCAATGCTTCTGAAAAAAATGAATCGTGCGAGTCTGCTAGATGATGAGTCCTATCGTGACTTTCTTCTGCAGTTGATCGCATGCGATTACCGTTTCATTCCACTTGACCAGGCGATGGTGAACCGTGCAGGGGAACGCGCCAGATGGGATTCTTCAGACGCAGTATTTAGAGCGGTTATCGAATGGCTCAATCGATCCGGGGTTGTTCATGCAGCACCGGTCGCCGCTTTCATCATCCAGAGGACTTGGGCGGAAACCCAACTTGCAAACCTTCGAGCTGACGTGCTGTCATCCGTTGTCCGTTCCCTAGCGAAACGTCGTGATGGAATCGCCTCGCTGCGGCAACTGGATTCGCAAATCCGACGTGCGTTCCGCCTTCAACCAGATACACTTCAACAGATTCGTAATGCGATTCGCCGTACAGAAGAGCTGGAGCTAGCTTCAAGTCCAATCATCCTGCCCGGTGACCCAGACTACTCGATTCCAAATTTCCGATTTAAGTGA
- a CDS encoding helix-turn-helix domain-containing protein: MNRRKKTFGEVLRKARDGRYSVRKFADLSGVSPTYLSQVEKGNVAPPTAERVKVMAELLDANPDEWTALAGRVPDDLPAIIQSHPIEMPALIREADQLTDQQLQQVRIQIRRLTQTTE, translated from the coding sequence ATGAACCGCCGCAAAAAGACTTTTGGTGAGGTTCTGCGAAAGGCGCGAGATGGTCGCTACAGCGTGCGAAAGTTCGCCGATCTGTCCGGCGTCAGCCCGACATACTTGTCGCAGGTTGAAAAAGGCAACGTGGCCCCACCCACGGCTGAGAGGGTCAAAGTGATGGCGGAGCTGCTGGATGCGAATCCCGATGAATGGACTGCACTCGCCGGTCGCGTTCCAGACGATCTTCCGGCGATCATTCAAAGCCACCCCATCGAAATGCCGGCCTTGATTCGGGAAGCAGATCAATTGACGGACCAACAACTGCAACAAGTCCGAATCCAAATCAGACGGCTAACTCAAACAACGGAGTGA
- a CDS encoding type I restriction endonuclease subunit R, translated as MAFTGINSEDRLVQATFADYMRDHLGWESVYAFNTETFGPGGSLGRANERDAVLAPDLKAAIARLNPGLPEVAHQQAFDKLTHVDFSRTMVQHNQTFYGYIRDGVPVSWRDVKDEEQHAHARVIDFADGEAGGAPNNRFVAVRELKVKGLGVPHYNRRADIVCYVNGLPLVVIELKAVYRNIRQGFDDNLTDYMSKTSINQLFHHNVFVVVSNGDRAKYGSITSKWEHFAEWKRNDEKHKGELDAKVLLDGMLERKRLLDIVENFILFDASRPDGIRKVVARNHQVLGVNNAVASVVKQEELKELFPIQQRLQYRMATVEMPERTTDPTDDKLEYSEAADATMHVSESSPRTMELPLVERAHPDLGRLGVFWHTQGSGKSYSMAFFAQKVRRCVPGNFTFVVMTDREDLDDQIFRTFVGCGVANDKTPRAGSGTELKTLLKQNHRFVFSLVHKFNQDVKPDEPYSDSADIIVMSDEAHRTQAGKLARNMRLALPNASFIGFTGTPLFKRDHITRRIFGTYISKYDFKRSQEDNSTVRLVYENRGEKLGLARLDLNDKIAEKVEEADLDQDQTRLLEKLLGQDYEVITADDRLDKLADDFVEHCSMRWQSGKAMFVCIDKITCGRMYAMIEPRWKRRTQELRDQIPIAEAQVAATSDTDLKQKREEDLADLRGRIAWMESTQIAINISEAQNEVRDFAKWGFDIVPHRDLIKRGFTDARGKNLTLEDAFKKPEHPFRVAIVCAMWLTGFDVECLSTLYIDKPMKAHTLMQAIARANRVYPGKDCGVIVDYNGMLKSLRKALAQYAVGDDDALPPDELAEPIENLVASLIDALEVIEQFLADLGFDVNRFAGAKGFVRIAVIRDGTDAVCVTDETRSRFEIMARELFSRFRALVTEPSIYAYAERHDNIEAIYKKLSEKRDTADVTELLKELHRIVNAAIRAAGPGDDHAEGLTIDLSQIDFEKLKEEFGKVPRKNVAIQDIRDVLEKKLAAMLRTNPLMMDYYRRYQEIIADYNREKDRTTVEQTFAALVALAGNLDEEQRRAVEEGLSPQEMAIFDLLKRDKLTKKDREKVKQASQSLLLSIRDLLAPMEHWTRNAQTQAEVETSILDWLFETLPRPPFSEDETNALAGRLYEHVWQQSEAGLLTVGADPS; from the coding sequence ATGGCATTTACCGGAATCAACAGCGAGGACCGACTCGTCCAAGCGACGTTTGCGGATTACATGCGCGATCACCTCGGTTGGGAGAGCGTGTACGCGTTCAATACGGAAACGTTTGGTCCTGGCGGTTCGTTGGGGCGGGCCAACGAGCGCGATGCAGTGTTGGCTCCCGATTTGAAAGCCGCGATCGCTCGGTTGAATCCGGGCTTGCCCGAGGTTGCTCACCAGCAAGCGTTCGACAAACTGACCCATGTCGATTTCTCTCGCACGATGGTCCAACACAATCAGACGTTCTACGGCTACATCCGAGACGGCGTACCGGTGTCGTGGCGGGATGTGAAGGATGAAGAACAGCACGCCCACGCTCGCGTGATCGACTTTGCCGACGGAGAAGCCGGCGGCGCTCCAAACAATCGCTTCGTGGCGGTGCGTGAATTAAAAGTGAAAGGGCTCGGCGTACCGCACTACAACCGCCGTGCCGATATTGTTTGCTACGTCAATGGTTTGCCGTTGGTCGTGATTGAGTTGAAAGCGGTCTATCGCAACATCCGGCAGGGTTTTGACGACAACTTGACCGACTACATGTCGAAGACGTCCATCAATCAACTGTTCCATCACAACGTGTTCGTCGTGGTCAGCAACGGCGACCGGGCCAAGTACGGTTCGATCACTAGCAAGTGGGAGCACTTCGCCGAATGGAAACGCAACGACGAGAAGCACAAGGGCGAACTTGACGCGAAGGTGCTACTCGATGGAATGTTGGAGCGAAAGCGTTTGCTGGACATCGTTGAGAATTTCATTCTTTTCGATGCCAGTCGGCCCGATGGCATTCGTAAAGTGGTAGCACGGAATCATCAGGTTCTAGGCGTCAATAATGCAGTTGCATCGGTGGTCAAACAGGAGGAGCTGAAAGAGCTGTTCCCGATCCAGCAGCGATTGCAATACCGCATGGCGACGGTAGAAATGCCCGAGCGGACGACCGATCCGACTGATGACAAGCTTGAGTACTCGGAAGCTGCCGACGCGACGATGCACGTCAGCGAATCGTCGCCGCGGACGATGGAGTTGCCGTTGGTGGAACGGGCACACCCGGACTTGGGACGACTTGGTGTGTTTTGGCACACGCAGGGAAGCGGCAAGTCGTACTCGATGGCGTTCTTCGCCCAAAAGGTTCGACGGTGTGTGCCGGGCAATTTCACGTTTGTGGTGATGACGGATCGCGAAGACTTGGACGACCAGATTTTTCGGACGTTCGTGGGATGTGGTGTGGCAAACGACAAGACTCCACGGGCCGGCTCCGGAACAGAGCTGAAAACGCTTCTGAAACAGAATCATCGGTTTGTTTTCAGCTTGGTTCATAAGTTCAACCAAGACGTCAAACCTGATGAACCCTACAGCGACAGCGCGGACATCATCGTGATGTCGGACGAGGCTCACCGGACCCAGGCAGGCAAGCTGGCCCGGAACATGCGGCTGGCACTTCCGAATGCGTCGTTCATCGGATTCACCGGAACACCCTTGTTCAAGCGCGATCACATCACGCGACGAATCTTTGGGACATACATCTCGAAGTACGACTTCAAACGATCGCAGGAGGATAACTCGACGGTACGCCTCGTTTACGAAAACCGTGGCGAGAAGTTGGGGCTCGCGAGATTGGACCTGAATGACAAGATCGCCGAAAAGGTCGAAGAAGCGGATTTGGACCAGGACCAAACGCGGTTGCTGGAAAAACTGCTAGGCCAGGATTACGAAGTCATTACAGCGGATGATCGGCTGGACAAACTGGCTGACGATTTTGTCGAACATTGCTCGATGCGTTGGCAATCGGGCAAGGCGATGTTCGTGTGCATCGACAAAATCACCTGCGGCCGTATGTATGCCATGATCGAGCCTCGTTGGAAACGACGAACGCAGGAGCTTCGCGACCAGATCCCGATTGCCGAGGCGCAGGTCGCGGCGACGAGCGATACGGATTTGAAGCAAAAGCGAGAGGAAGACTTGGCGGATCTTCGCGGGCGCATCGCGTGGATGGAGAGCACACAAATTGCGATCAACATCAGCGAGGCTCAGAACGAAGTTCGTGATTTCGCGAAGTGGGGCTTTGACATCGTTCCGCATCGCGATTTGATCAAACGTGGATTTACGGATGCCCGCGGCAAGAACCTGACGTTGGAAGACGCTTTCAAGAAGCCTGAACATCCCTTTCGCGTGGCGATCGTGTGCGCCATGTGGCTGACTGGATTCGACGTGGAATGTCTGTCGACTCTCTATATCGACAAGCCGATGAAGGCTCACACGTTGATGCAGGCGATCGCTCGGGCCAATCGCGTTTATCCGGGCAAGGATTGCGGTGTGATCGTAGACTACAACGGAATGCTGAAAAGCCTCCGGAAGGCGTTGGCTCAATACGCGGTGGGGGACGACGATGCCTTGCCGCCCGACGAACTGGCCGAGCCGATTGAGAATCTGGTGGCATCGTTGATTGATGCATTAGAGGTGATCGAGCAGTTCTTGGCGGACCTGGGTTTCGATGTCAATCGGTTCGCTGGTGCCAAAGGGTTTGTTCGTATCGCGGTGATCAGAGACGGAACGGACGCTGTTTGCGTCACAGATGAAACACGCAGTCGGTTTGAAATCATGGCTCGCGAGTTGTTCAGTCGGTTCCGAGCGTTGGTGACCGAGCCAAGCATTTACGCTTACGCCGAACGCCACGACAATATCGAAGCCATCTACAAGAAGCTGAGCGAAAAACGCGACACCGCGGACGTGACCGAGTTGTTGAAAGAGTTGCATCGGATCGTCAATGCAGCGATTCGAGCGGCCGGACCGGGCGACGACCACGCTGAGGGTTTGACAATCGACCTAAGCCAGATTGACTTTGAGAAGCTGAAGGAAGAGTTTGGCAAGGTTCCGAGGAAGAACGTCGCGATTCAGGATATTCGTGATGTACTCGAAAAGAAGTTGGCTGCCATGCTGCGAACGAATCCGTTGATGATGGATTACTACCGCCGCTATCAAGAAATCATTGCGGACTATAACCGTGAAAAAGATCGAACGACGGTTGAGCAAACATTCGCGGCGCTGGTGGCGCTCGCCGGCAATCTCGACGAAGAGCAGCGTCGGGCGGTCGAGGAAGGGCTTTCCCCGCAGGAGATGGCGATTTTCGATCTGTTGAAGCGTGACAAGCTGACCAAGAAGGATCGTGAAAAGGTAAAGCAGGCCAGTCAGTCATTGCTGTTGAGTATTCGCGACCTGTTAGCCCCAATGGAGCATTGGACGCGAAACGCTCAAACACAGGCAGAGGTAGAGACGTCGATTCTCGATTGGTTGTTCGAGACACTGCCACGACCGCCGTTCAGTGAAGACGAGACCAATGCGCTTGCTGGGCGACTGTACGAGCACGTGTGGCAACAAAGTGAAGCAGGATTGTTGACGGTGGGGGCCGACCCGTCATGA
- a CDS encoding restriction endonuclease subunit S, which produces MSWKSAPLEDVADFRLGKMLDAKKNRGELMPYLANVNVRWGEFDLTDLREMRFEEHEVEKFELRSGDIVMCEGGEPGRCAIWKNQCENMMIQKAIHRIRPHDCLDNRFLFYSFVDLGKRGVLSGFFTGSTIKHLPREKLALVHVPVPPIDVQQRIADVLSGYDDLIENNRRRMELLEASARQLHEEWFVRLRFPGHEHAHFANGVPNGWEQQTIAELVEAGELELQTGPFGTQLKASDYTDVGAPVINVRNIGLGSVRPDKLEFVPEEVAERLHKHVLASGDIVFGRKGAVDRHVLIRSMQHGWVQGSDCIRMRSNSERISTTLMSLAFRDERHKEWMLTQCSNKATMASLNQEVLGRIEVLIPSSNIRKIFLEMASTIFAQMDNLESQNERLVAGRSHLLPRLMSGEIPV; this is translated from the coding sequence TTGAGCTGGAAATCAGCACCACTTGAAGACGTAGCTGACTTCAGGCTCGGGAAAATGCTCGACGCAAAGAAGAATCGTGGCGAGTTGATGCCCTATCTTGCGAATGTCAATGTTCGATGGGGAGAGTTCGATCTCACGGATTTGCGTGAAATGCGTTTTGAAGAGCACGAGGTTGAAAAGTTTGAGCTTCGTTCCGGTGACATCGTCATGTGTGAGGGAGGTGAACCAGGCCGCTGCGCGATTTGGAAGAACCAATGCGAAAACATGATGATTCAAAAAGCGATTCATCGTATCCGCCCTCACGATTGCCTCGACAATCGCTTCCTGTTTTACTCGTTTGTTGATTTGGGAAAGCGTGGTGTATTGAGCGGCTTCTTTACCGGTTCGACCATTAAGCATCTTCCACGAGAGAAGCTTGCCCTCGTTCATGTCCCTGTTCCACCGATCGACGTTCAGCAGCGAATTGCGGACGTCCTTTCAGGATATGACGACTTGATCGAGAACAATCGTCGTCGGATGGAATTGTTGGAAGCGTCGGCTCGGCAACTTCATGAGGAGTGGTTCGTTCGACTCCGCTTCCCCGGACACGAACACGCGCACTTTGCCAATGGCGTCCCGAATGGCTGGGAACAGCAAACGATCGCTGAATTGGTGGAGGCAGGCGAGCTTGAGCTTCAGACGGGACCATTCGGCACTCAGTTAAAAGCATCCGACTACACAGATGTCGGCGCACCGGTCATCAATGTAAGAAACATCGGCTTGGGGAGTGTCCGACCCGACAAACTTGAATTCGTTCCCGAAGAAGTTGCAGAACGCCTGCACAAACACGTACTTGCCAGCGGCGACATCGTGTTTGGACGGAAAGGGGCGGTCGATCGCCACGTGTTGATCCGAAGCATGCAGCATGGATGGGTGCAAGGATCCGATTGCATTCGCATGAGATCAAATTCGGAACGTATCTCGACGACCCTGATGTCTTTGGCCTTTCGCGACGAACGTCACAAAGAGTGGATGCTGACCCAGTGTTCAAACAAGGCAACCATGGCGTCGCTTAACCAAGAAGTTCTTGGACGAATTGAGGTACTGATTCCCAGCAGCAACATTCGCAAGATATTTCTCGAAATGGCATCAACCATCTTCGCTCAGATGGACAATTTGGAAAGTCAGAATGAGCGTTTGGTTGCAGGGCGTAGCCATCTTCTGCCGCGATTGATGAGCGGGGAGATTCCAGTATGA